Proteins from a single region of Theobroma cacao cultivar B97-61/B2 chromosome 10, Criollo_cocoa_genome_V2, whole genome shotgun sequence:
- the LOC18586687 gene encoding U1 small nuclear ribonucleoprotein C, with amino-acid sequence MPRYYCDYCDTYLTHDSPSVRKQHNAGYKHKANVRTYYQQFEEQQTQSLIDQRIKEHLGQAAAFQQVGAAFNQHLMAQRPRLPVLPTPVMPIPGAAPLPMNQPMVPGIRPPVLPRPLPGPPGYVPAPGMPPMVAPPGAPSLPGQINGVPRPPTLAPLTTVPGTATTPTSSNAAPTMVTPASYQTNPAAPTGGGFDNFNANAQPSEANH; translated from the exons ATGCCTCG GTATTATTGTGATTACTGCGACACTTATTTGACCCACGACTCT CCATCAGTTAGGAAACAACACAATGCTGGTTACAAACACAAG GCAAATGTTAGAACTTACTACCAGCAATTTGAGGAGCAACAGACCCAGAGCTTAATTGACCAAAGGATCAAGGAACATCTTGGTCAAGCTGCAGCTTTCCAGCAGGTTGGAGCTGCTTTCAATCAACATCTGATGGCTCAGAGGCCCCGCCTTCCTGTTCTTCCTACACCTGTTATGCCGATTCCAGGGGCTGCGCCGTTACCTATGAATCAACCAATGGTCCCAGGGATTAGACCCCCTGTTCTGCCAAGACCACTTCCAGGTCCTCCAG GTTATGTTCCTGCTCCAGGCATGCCACCAATGGTGGCACCACCAGGTGCTCCTTCCTTGCCTGGTCAAATAAATGGTGTTCCACGGCCTCCTACATTGGCTCCCCTGACAACAGTTCCTGGAACTGCAACGACACCAACTTCTTCTAATGCAGCGCCCACCATGGTTACACCTGCAAGTTATCAAACCAATCCTGCTGCCCCAACAGGTGGAGGGTTTGACAATTTCAATGCCAATGCACAGCCTTCTGAAGCTAATCATTAA